Proteins co-encoded in one Enterobacter sp. R4-368 genomic window:
- a CDS encoding transketolase family protein: protein MIKVAEPGGKDSIEMRKVYAGFISEQIEAGSDIIALEADLMSSMAMDGVHKKYPQQVINCGIMEANVIGTAAGLSLTGRKPFVHTFTAFASRRCFDQLFMALDYQRNNVKVIASDAGVTACHNGGTHMSFEDMGIVRGLAHSVVLEVTDAVMFSDILHQLAELEGFYWVRTIRKQAPTIYQPGSRFTIGKGNVLCEGTDITLIANGIMVAEALTAAQQLAQEGISVAVIDMFTLKPIDRELVKNYAEKTRRIVTCENHSIHNGLGSAVAEVLVETSPVPMRRVGVKERYGQVGTQDFLQQEYGLTANDIVAAARELL, encoded by the coding sequence ATGATTAAGGTGGCTGAACCCGGCGGCAAAGACAGTATCGAGATGCGCAAAGTCTATGCCGGTTTTATCAGCGAGCAGATCGAGGCAGGCAGCGATATTATCGCCCTGGAAGCCGACTTGATGAGTTCGATGGCGATGGATGGTGTCCATAAAAAGTATCCGCAGCAGGTGATCAATTGCGGCATCATGGAAGCGAACGTGATCGGCACGGCGGCAGGGCTTTCACTGACTGGACGTAAACCGTTTGTGCACACGTTCACCGCTTTTGCCAGCCGACGCTGTTTCGACCAGTTGTTTATGGCGCTCGATTACCAGCGCAACAATGTCAAGGTTATCGCCTCCGATGCGGGTGTCACCGCGTGCCACAACGGCGGGACGCACATGTCATTTGAGGATATGGGGATTGTGCGCGGGCTGGCGCATTCGGTCGTGCTGGAAGTGACAGATGCGGTAATGTTTTCCGATATTTTGCATCAACTGGCGGAGCTGGAAGGTTTTTACTGGGTGCGCACCATCCGCAAACAGGCGCCGACCATCTACCAGCCGGGCTCACGCTTCACCATCGGTAAAGGTAATGTGCTGTGCGAGGGGACAGACATTACGTTAATTGCCAATGGCATTATGGTTGCCGAAGCCCTGACCGCCGCGCAGCAACTGGCGCAAGAAGGTATCAGCGTGGCGGTGATCGATATGTTTACTTTAAAACCTATCGACCGTGAGCTGGTGAAGAACTACGCAGAGAAGACCAGGCGGATTGTTACCTGTGAGAACCACAGCATTCATAACGGGCTGGGCTCAGCCGTGGCGGAAGTGTTAGTGGAAACCAGCCCGGTGCCGATGCGCCGTGTTGGCGTGAAGGAACGTTATGGCCAGGTAGGGACACAGGATTTTCTGCAACAAGAGTATGGACTCACAGCGAATGACATCGTGGCGGCGGCACGCGAGCTGTTGTAA
- a CDS encoding transketolase codes for MSTIAEVTQFARDIRVATLRALTHLGFGHYGGSMSVVETLAVLYGEVMRIDPADPDWPERDYFVLSKGHAGPALYSTLALKGYFPQEALMTLNENGTRLPSHPDRLKTRGVDATTGSLGQGISIAGGIALGHKLAGRPNRVFCIVGDGELNEGQCWEAFQFIAHHRLNNLTVFVDWNKQQLDGELDEIICAFDLQGKFRAFGFDVCTVKGDDIAALLEVVKPVPPADARPRLVILDSIKGQGVPYLESLSNSHHLRLTDEMKQALNDTIKQLEAAHD; via the coding sequence ATGAGCACAATTGCAGAAGTAACACAATTTGCGCGGGACATTCGTGTCGCCACTCTCAGGGCCTTAACGCATCTTGGTTTTGGGCACTATGGCGGCAGCATGTCGGTGGTAGAAACCCTCGCGGTGTTGTATGGCGAGGTCATGCGGATTGACCCGGCCGACCCGGACTGGCCGGAACGCGACTACTTTGTGCTCTCGAAAGGTCACGCTGGCCCGGCGCTGTATAGCACGTTGGCATTGAAAGGCTATTTTCCTCAGGAAGCGCTAATGACGCTCAACGAAAATGGAACCCGTTTGCCAAGCCATCCGGATCGCTTAAAAACGAGGGGCGTAGATGCCACAACCGGATCGCTGGGGCAGGGCATTTCCATCGCGGGGGGAATAGCGCTAGGCCATAAGCTGGCGGGCAGGCCTAATCGCGTGTTTTGTATCGTTGGCGATGGTGAGTTAAATGAAGGGCAGTGCTGGGAAGCATTCCAGTTTATTGCCCATCATCGGCTCAACAATCTGACGGTGTTTGTTGACTGGAACAAGCAACAACTGGATGGCGAGCTGGATGAAATTATCTGCGCCTTCGATCTGCAAGGGAAATTCCGCGCCTTCGGTTTTGATGTCTGTACGGTGAAGGGGGACGACATTGCTGCCCTTCTGGAGGTGGTGAAGCCTGTTCCGCCAGCCGATGCAAGGCCGCGGTTGGTGATCCTCGATAGCATTAAAGGGCAGGGGGTGCCGTACCTCGAAAGTCTCAGTAATTCTCACCACTTACGCCTGACAGATGAGATGAAGCAGGCGCTAAACGACACCATTAAACAACTGGAGGCGGCACATGATTAA
- a CDS encoding PTS ascorbate transporter subunit IIC — translation MFILETLNFVVDILKVPSVLVGLIALIGLVAQKKSFSDVVKGTVKTILGFIVLGGGATVLVGSLNPLGGMFEHAFNIQGIIPNNEAIVSIALEKYGASTALIMAFGMVANIIVARFTRLKYIFLTGHHTFYMACMIGVILTVAGFEGIGLVFTGSLILGLVMAFFPAIAQRYMKRITGNDDIAFGHFGTLGYVLSGWIGSKCGKGSRSTEEMNLPKNLSFLRDSSISISLTMIIIYMILAVCAGREYVEGQLSAGQNFLVYAIIQAITFAAGVFIILQGVRLILAEIVPAFTGFSEKLVPNARPALDCPVVYPYAPNAVLVGFLFSFLGGLVGLFLLGQMKLVLILPGVVPHFFTGATAGVFGNATGGRRGAMIGAFANGLLITFLPVLLLPVLGALGFANTTFSDADFGFIGIVLGNLARYLSPMAITGLVVALFIALVIWNVMSKGKSAASDADEKNGAKS, via the coding sequence ATGTTTATCCTTGAAACGCTAAACTTTGTTGTTGATATTTTGAAAGTCCCGTCAGTATTGGTGGGGTTAATTGCGCTGATTGGCCTGGTTGCGCAGAAAAAATCTTTTTCGGATGTCGTCAAAGGCACAGTGAAAACCATTCTTGGTTTTATCGTGCTCGGCGGCGGTGCAACGGTATTAGTTGGGTCGTTAAACCCGTTGGGCGGTATGTTTGAGCACGCTTTTAATATTCAGGGGATTATTCCGAATAACGAAGCGATTGTTTCAATTGCGCTTGAAAAATATGGCGCGTCTACAGCGCTGATCATGGCGTTCGGTATGGTGGCGAATATTATTGTCGCGCGCTTTACGCGGCTGAAATACATTTTCCTTACCGGACATCACACCTTTTATATGGCCTGCATGATTGGGGTGATCCTCACCGTTGCCGGATTTGAAGGTATCGGTTTGGTGTTTACCGGTTCGCTGATTCTCGGCCTGGTGATGGCGTTTTTCCCGGCGATTGCACAGCGTTATATGAAGCGGATCACCGGCAACGACGATATCGCTTTTGGTCATTTTGGTACGCTGGGCTACGTGTTATCCGGCTGGATCGGCAGTAAATGCGGTAAAGGGTCACGTTCAACCGAAGAGATGAACCTGCCGAAAAACCTGAGCTTCCTGCGAGACAGTTCCATCTCTATCTCGCTGACAATGATCATTATTTATATGATCCTCGCCGTATGTGCCGGGCGTGAGTATGTTGAGGGACAACTGAGCGCCGGGCAGAACTTCCTCGTCTACGCGATTATTCAGGCTATCACCTTTGCCGCAGGTGTGTTCATTATCCTGCAAGGCGTTCGCTTGATCCTGGCGGAAATCGTGCCGGCCTTTACCGGCTTTTCTGAAAAACTGGTCCCCAATGCCCGTCCGGCGCTGGATTGCCCGGTGGTTTATCCCTATGCGCCAAACGCAGTGTTGGTTGGCTTCCTGTTCAGTTTTCTCGGCGGGCTGGTGGGGCTGTTCCTGCTCGGTCAGATGAAGCTGGTGCTGATTCTGCCTGGCGTGGTACCGCATTTCTTCACCGGTGCAACGGCGGGCGTGTTTGGTAACGCTACCGGCGGGCGACGGGGCGCGATGATCGGTGCCTTCGCCAACGGTTTGCTGATCACCTTCCTGCCGGTGTTGCTGCTGCCTGTACTGGGCGCGCTCGGCTTTGCCAATACCACTTTCTCCGATGCCGACTTTGGCTTTATTGGCATTGTGCTGGGCAACCTCGCGCGTTATCTGTCACCGATGGCCATTACCGGTCTGGTGGTGGCGTTGTTCATTGCCTTAGTGATCTGGAATGTGATGTCAAAAGGCAAGTCGGCTGCCAGCGATGCAGATGAAAAGAACGGAGCGAAGTCATGA
- a CDS encoding PTS sugar transporter subunit IIB — MKIMAICGSGLGSSFMVEMNIKKVLKKLNIEAEVEHSDLSSATPGAADVFVMAKDIAASASVPENQLVVLNNIIDINELEAKISAFFASR, encoded by the coding sequence ATGAAAATAATGGCAATTTGCGGATCCGGCCTGGGCAGTAGTTTTATGGTCGAAATGAATATTAAAAAAGTGCTTAAAAAATTAAATATTGAAGCGGAAGTCGAACATTCCGACCTCTCTTCTGCCACACCAGGTGCCGCCGATGTGTTTGTAATGGCAAAAGATATTGCAGCCAGCGCCAGCGTGCCGGAAAACCAGTTGGTTGTACTTAACAACATTATTGATATCAATGAACTGGAAGCGAAAATCAGCGCTTTCTTCGCCAGCCGTTAA
- a CDS encoding PTS sugar transporter subunit IIA — translation MLNQWLNDKTIQVLESVENWPQALEICARPLLASGTITPEYVTAIVAQHHKLGPYYVLAPGLAMPHARPEEGAKGLGLSLLKLSQGVNFGSEESDPVDTIIMLAAPDKDSHIEMIAALAELFSSDEDIAQLHRANTQEEIKKIIHRF, via the coding sequence GTGTTAAACCAATGGCTTAACGACAAAACTATTCAGGTGTTAGAAAGCGTGGAAAACTGGCCGCAAGCGCTGGAGATTTGCGCCAGACCGCTGCTCGCGTCCGGCACCATTACGCCGGAGTATGTGACGGCCATTGTCGCGCAACATCACAAACTGGGACCGTATTATGTGCTGGCACCAGGGCTGGCCATGCCGCATGCCAGGCCGGAGGAAGGGGCAAAAGGCTTAGGCCTGTCATTATTAAAATTGTCTCAAGGGGTGAATTTTGGATCTGAAGAATCCGATCCGGTTGATACCATTATTATGTTGGCCGCACCGGATAAAGACAGCCATATTGAAATGATCGCCGCGCTGGCAGAGTTATTTTCCAGCGATGAAGATATTGCACAATTACATCGTGCAAACACTCAGGAGGAAATTAAAAAAATTATTCATCGTTTCTGA
- a CDS encoding LacI family DNA-binding transcriptional regulator, whose amino-acid sequence MTITRKRRSTGKVTLADVAQLAGVGTMTVSRALRTPEQVSDKLREKIEAAVQELGYMPNLAASALASASSWTIAMVVPSLAESGCSEMFAGLQQVLQPAGYQIMLAESQHRLEQEEKLLETLLASNLAAAILLSVEHSDTVRHWLKNASIPVIEIGAVRADPIDMNIGIDNVAAMFELTQMLVQRGYQNIGLLCANQEQWIFQQHLQGWYKAMLRHHLSPNRVINAAAPPIFSTGAAQLPEFLLAWPELDALVCVSDELACGALYECQRRRIKVPDDLAIVGFGDSDVSRVCVPPLTTISVPHRKIGIEAGRALLARLNDETWENKTPIAPTFCLRDSC is encoded by the coding sequence ATGACAATTACCCGAAAACGTCGGAGCACAGGAAAAGTCACCCTTGCCGATGTGGCGCAACTGGCGGGCGTCGGCACCATGACCGTCTCCAGGGCATTACGTACCCCGGAGCAGGTTTCAGATAAATTGCGCGAGAAAATAGAAGCTGCCGTGCAGGAACTGGGGTACATGCCTAACCTCGCGGCCAGCGCGCTGGCTTCCGCCTCATCGTGGACGATTGCCATGGTGGTGCCGAGCCTTGCCGAATCCGGCTGCTCGGAAATGTTCGCCGGTTTGCAGCAGGTGTTACAACCTGCGGGCTATCAAATCATGCTCGCCGAATCACAGCACCGGCTGGAGCAGGAGGAGAAGCTGCTGGAAACGCTGCTCGCCTCCAATCTGGCCGCGGCCATTTTACTTAGCGTCGAACATAGCGATACCGTACGCCACTGGCTGAAAAACGCCTCTATTCCGGTAATCGAAATCGGTGCGGTGCGCGCCGATCCCATTGATATGAATATCGGTATTGATAACGTTGCGGCAATGTTCGAACTGACGCAAATGCTGGTGCAGCGCGGTTATCAGAATATCGGCTTATTGTGTGCCAACCAGGAGCAGTGGATTTTTCAGCAACATTTGCAGGGTTGGTATAAAGCGATGCTACGTCACCATCTTTCACCAAACAGGGTGATCAATGCCGCCGCACCGCCCATCTTTTCTACGGGAGCGGCACAATTGCCGGAATTTCTGCTGGCGTGGCCGGAACTGGACGCATTGGTGTGTGTCTCGGATGAGCTGGCCTGCGGCGCGCTTTACGAGTGCCAACGGCGCAGAATTAAGGTTCCGGACGATTTAGCGATTGTCGGCTTCGGCGACAGCGATGTCAGCCGGGTATGTGTGCCACCGTTAACGACAATTTCCGTGCCGCATCGCAAGATTGGTATTGAAGCAGGACGCGCGCTGCTGGCGCGACTGAATGATGAAACCTGGGAAAACAAAACGCCGATTGCACCGACGTTTTGCTTGCGAGATAGCTGCTAG
- the yfcD gene encoding NUDIX hydrolase YfcD, with product MVEQSHFAGMEWVDIVNEDNEVIAQASRQQMRAQCLRHRATYIVVHDGMGKVLVQRRTEIKDFMPGMLDATAGGVVQAGENLLDSARREAEEELGIAGVPFAEHGQFYFEDEHCRVWGGLFSCVSHGPFALQEEEVSEVCWMTPEEITARCDEFTPDSLKALALWMTRNASNDVEIAQETE from the coding sequence ATGGTGGAACAGAGTCATTTTGCAGGCATGGAGTGGGTGGATATTGTCAATGAAGACAATGAGGTGATAGCGCAGGCCAGCCGTCAGCAAATGCGGGCGCAATGTCTGCGTCACCGCGCAACCTACATTGTGGTGCATGATGGGATGGGCAAAGTGCTGGTACAGCGTCGCACAGAGATCAAAGATTTTATGCCCGGTATGCTGGATGCCACCGCCGGTGGTGTGGTGCAGGCAGGGGAAAACCTGCTGGATTCCGCGCGCCGCGAAGCGGAAGAGGAGTTAGGTATTGCGGGTGTGCCGTTTGCCGAGCATGGCCAGTTTTACTTTGAAGATGAACACTGTCGGGTCTGGGGCGGGCTGTTCAGTTGCGTTTCCCACGGTCCATTCGCGTTACAGGAAGAAGAGGTCAGCGAAGTATGCTGGATGACGCCGGAAGAGATCACCGCCCGCTGCGACGAGTTCACCCCTGATTCACTGAAAGCGCTGGCGCTGTGGATGACGCGCAATGCCAGCAATGATGTGGAAATAGCGCAGGAAACGGAATAA
- the yfcE gene encoding phosphodiesterase, with protein MKLMFASDIHGSLPATERVLELFAQSDARWLVILGDVLNHGPRNALPEGYAAAQVAERLNEQASRIVAVRGNCDSEVDQMLLTFPITAPWQQVLLPERRLFLTHGHLFGPDDEPPLAAGDVLVYGHTHIPVAEKRGDIFHFNPGSVSIPKGGFAASYGMLEEDVLRVITLNDQRVIAQITINP; from the coding sequence ATGAAACTGATGTTTGCATCGGATATTCATGGGTCGTTGCCCGCGACGGAACGCGTACTGGAACTGTTCGCGCAAAGTGATGCCCGCTGGCTGGTGATCCTTGGCGATGTGCTGAATCACGGCCCGCGCAATGCCTTACCAGAAGGCTACGCGGCAGCGCAGGTGGCGGAACGTTTGAACGAACAGGCCAGCCGGATTGTTGCCGTGCGCGGCAACTGCGACAGTGAAGTGGATCAGATGCTACTGACGTTCCCGATTACGGCGCCCTGGCAGCAGGTTTTACTGCCTGAACGCCGCCTGTTTTTGACGCACGGTCATCTCTTTGGCCCGGATGACGAGCCGCCGCTGGCGGCGGGCGATGTGCTGGTCTATGGTCATACGCATATTCCGGTTGCTGAGAAACGGGGCGATATTTTCCACTTCAACCCCGGTTCGGTCAGTATCCCAAAAGGCGGGTTCGCGGCCAGCTACGGCATGCTGGAAGAGGACGTATTGCGCGTTATCACACTTAATGATCAGCGGGTTATTGCGCAGATCACGATTAATCCGTAA
- the yfcF gene encoding glutathione transferase produces MSEPAITLWSDAEYFSPYVLSAYVALHEKGLPFTLKTVDLDSGAQRAPDWPGFSLTQRVPVLEIEGFELSESTAIDEYLEERFAPPEWERIYPLDLQKRARARQIQAWLRSDLMPIREERSTTVVFAGAKKAPLSAAGQASAAKLFAIASELLAHDKPNLFGEWCIADVDLALMLNRLVLNGDNVPERLADYATFQWQRSSVQRFVALSAKRAG; encoded by the coding sequence ATGAGCGAACCGGCTATTACCTTATGGTCTGACGCAGAGTATTTTTCCCCGTATGTGCTGTCGGCCTATGTCGCACTACATGAAAAAGGACTGCCCTTTACCCTGAAAACCGTTGATCTCGATAGTGGTGCGCAACGTGCGCCGGACTGGCCGGGTTTCAGCCTGACGCAACGTGTGCCGGTGCTGGAGATTGAAGGGTTTGAGCTCAGTGAATCCACGGCGATTGATGAATATCTGGAGGAGCGCTTCGCCCCGCCGGAGTGGGAACGTATTTATCCGCTTGATCTGCAAAAACGTGCGCGCGCCCGGCAAATTCAGGCCTGGCTGCGCAGCGATTTGATGCCTATCCGCGAAGAGCGTTCGACAACGGTGGTGTTTGCCGGCGCCAAAAAAGCGCCGCTCAGTGCTGCCGGGCAGGCGAGCGCCGCCAAGCTGTTCGCGATTGCCAGTGAGCTGCTGGCGCACGATAAACCGAATCTGTTTGGCGAATGGTGTATCGCTGATGTTGACCTGGCATTGATGCTGAATCGGCTTGTGTTGAACGGCGACAACGTCCCGGAGCGGCTGGCGGATTACGCTACCTTCCAGTGGCAACGCTCGTCGGTCCAGCGCTTTGTTGCACTTTCCGCTAAGCGCGCGGGCTGA
- the yfcG gene encoding GSH-dependent disulfide bond oxidoreductase, which yields MIDLYFAPTPNGHKITLFLEEAELEYRLIRVDISKGDQFRPDFLTISPNNKIPAIVDHLPADGGAPLSIFESGAILLYLAEKTGKLLSGELRERHLTLQWLFWQVGGLGPMLGQNHHFNHFAPQPVPYAIERYQVETQRLYQVLNKRLERVPWLAGEHYSIADIAAWPWINAHARQRVDLEDYPAVFNWFERIRTRPATERALQKAQHV from the coding sequence ATGATAGACCTCTATTTTGCGCCCACACCAAACGGTCATAAAATAACGCTTTTTCTGGAAGAGGCGGAGCTGGAATATCGCCTGATCCGTGTGGATATCAGCAAAGGCGATCAGTTTCGCCCCGATTTTCTGACCATCTCACCTAACAACAAAATTCCCGCCATTGTCGACCATCTGCCCGCCGACGGCGGTGCGCCGCTTAGCATATTCGAATCCGGGGCGATCCTGCTTTATCTGGCGGAAAAAACGGGAAAATTACTTAGCGGTGAACTCCGCGAGCGCCATCTTACGCTGCAATGGCTGTTCTGGCAGGTTGGCGGGCTGGGGCCAATGCTCGGACAAAACCACCACTTTAACCACTTTGCGCCGCAGCCGGTGCCCTACGCTATTGAGCGCTACCAGGTAGAAACCCAGCGTTTATATCAGGTGCTGAATAAGCGTCTTGAGCGCGTACCGTGGCTGGCAGGCGAGCATTACAGCATTGCCGATATTGCCGCCTGGCCGTGGATCAATGCCCACGCGCGTCAGCGCGTCGATCTGGAGGATTACCCGGCGGTATTTAACTGGTTTGAGCGCATTCGCACTCGCCCGGCGACTGAGCGGGCGCTTCAGAAGGCGCAACACGTATAA
- a CDS encoding TIGR01777 family oxidoreductase has product MKILITGGTGLIGRHLIPRLLELKHSVTVVTRNPAKAQQLLDARVSLLKGLNELSNLNDVDAVINLAGEPIADKRWSEEQKQRLCNSRWQITQRIVDLINASDTPPQVLISGSASGYYGDLGEVVVTEEEPPHNEFTHKLCARWEQIACEAQSDRTRVCLLRTGVVLAPKGGILAKLLPLFRLGLGGPIGDGRQYLAWIHIDDMVNGILWLLDNDLRGPFNMVSPYPVRNEQFSHTLGHVLHRPTIMRAPAFAVRLMMGESAVLVLGGQRALPKRLEAAGFAFRWYDLEEALGDVVPS; this is encoded by the coding sequence ATGAAGATACTGATTACCGGCGGAACTGGCCTGATTGGTCGTCATCTGATCCCCCGCCTGCTGGAGCTAAAACACAGTGTGACGGTGGTAACGCGCAACCCCGCCAAAGCACAACAGTTGCTTGATGCGCGCGTCAGCCTGTTAAAAGGGCTGAACGAGCTGAGCAACCTGAATGATGTCGATGCGGTGATCAATCTGGCCGGTGAACCCATTGCCGATAAGCGCTGGAGCGAGGAGCAAAAACAGCGTCTGTGCAACAGCCGCTGGCAGATAACCCAGCGGATAGTCGATCTGATCAACGCCAGTGATACACCGCCGCAGGTGCTGATTTCCGGTTCAGCTTCCGGTTACTACGGCGATCTCGGTGAAGTGGTGGTCACAGAGGAAGAGCCGCCCCACAACGAATTTACTCATAAGCTGTGCGCCCGCTGGGAGCAAATCGCCTGTGAAGCGCAAAGCGATCGCACCCGGGTTTGCCTGCTGCGCACAGGCGTAGTGCTCGCACCGAAAGGCGGCATTCTCGCTAAGCTGCTGCCGCTGTTTCGTCTTGGCCTTGGCGGCCCGATTGGCGATGGTCGCCAGTATCTGGCGTGGATCCATATAGACGACATGGTTAACGGCATACTCTGGCTGCTGGATAACGATCTGCGCGGGCCGTTCAATATGGTTTCACCCTATCCGGTTCGTAATGAGCAGTTCTCGCATACGCTCGGTCATGTGTTGCACCGCCCAACCATCATGCGCGCCCCGGCGTTTGCCGTGCGCCTGATGATGGGTGAATCTGCGGTGCTGGTGCTTGGCGGCCAACGCGCGCTGCCAAAACGCCTCGAAGCCGCCGGTTTTGCCTTCCGCTGGTACGATCTGGAAGAGGCGCTGGGGGATGTGGTTCCCTCCTAA
- a CDS encoding GNAT family N-acetyltransferase → MTLHTPRFTLSSFLESDWPFFLQLRSNDSVMRYMAEIASRAQIRTLFDDRLRDSNAFIIRDQHSAVGDIGLRISQHNPHEADVGYSVAPAAQGRGIASEALQALCDYVFSQGKVNALNAWVLADNQGSVRVLEKSGFTRVQVLEKVYLLHGEYYDDWVYRREK, encoded by the coding sequence ATGACGTTGCACACGCCCCGCTTTACGCTCTCTTCATTTCTGGAATCCGACTGGCCTTTTTTTCTGCAGCTGCGTTCAAACGACAGCGTGATGCGCTATATGGCCGAAATCGCCTCAAGGGCACAAATCCGCACCCTGTTTGACGATCGCCTGCGGGACAGCAACGCCTTTATCATTCGTGACCAACACAGCGCGGTTGGCGATATCGGCCTGCGTATCAGCCAGCATAACCCACACGAAGCCGATGTTGGTTATTCGGTTGCGCCAGCAGCCCAGGGGCGCGGCATCGCCTCCGAAGCCCTGCAAGCGCTCTGCGATTACGTCTTTTCACAGGGTAAAGTGAATGCGCTGAATGCGTGGGTACTGGCGGACAATCAGGGTTCCGTACGAGTGCTGGAAAAGAGCGGTTTTACCCGCGTACAAGTGCTGGAAAAAGTGTATCTGCTCCATGGCGAGTATTATGACGACTGGGTTTACCGGCGTGAAAAATAA
- the hisP gene encoding histidine ABC transporter ATP-binding protein HisP, giving the protein MSENKLNVIDLHKRYGEHEVLKGVSLQANAGDVISIIGSSGSGKSTFLRCINFLEKPSEGSIVVNGQNINLVRDKDGQLKVADKNQLRLLRTRLTMVFQHFNLWSHMTVLENVMEAPIQVLGLSKQEARERAVKYLAKVGIDTMQQQKYPVHLSGGQQQRVSIARALAMEPEVLLFDEPTSALDPELVGEVLRIMQQLAEEGKTMVVVTHEMGFARHVSTHVIFLHQGKIEEEGTPDELFGNPKSPRLQQFLKGSLK; this is encoded by the coding sequence ATGTCTGAGAATAAATTAAACGTTATCGATCTACACAAGCGCTACGGCGAGCATGAAGTGCTGAAAGGGGTGTCGTTGCAGGCGAACGCTGGTGATGTGATTAGCATCATTGGCTCCTCCGGCTCCGGTAAAAGTACGTTTCTGCGCTGCATTAACTTTCTCGAAAAACCGAGCGAAGGCTCGATTGTGGTTAACGGACAGAATATCAATCTGGTGCGCGACAAAGACGGCCAGTTAAAAGTCGCCGACAAAAACCAGCTGCGTCTGCTGCGTACCCGTCTGACGATGGTGTTCCAGCACTTCAATTTGTGGAGCCATATGACGGTATTAGAAAACGTCATGGAAGCGCCCATTCAGGTGCTCGGTCTGAGCAAGCAGGAAGCCCGCGAACGTGCGGTGAAATACCTGGCGAAGGTCGGCATTGATACGATGCAGCAGCAAAAATACCCGGTGCATTTATCCGGTGGTCAGCAGCAGCGCGTCTCCATTGCCCGTGCGCTGGCGATGGAGCCGGAAGTGTTGCTGTTTGATGAGCCCACTTCGGCGCTGGATCCGGAACTGGTGGGCGAAGTGCTGCGCATCATGCAACAGCTGGCGGAAGAGGGGAAAACAATGGTGGTGGTGACCCATGAAATGGGGTTTGCCCGCCATGTTTCCACGCACGTTATCTTCCTGCATCAGGGCAAGATTGAAGAGGAAGGCACACCGGATGAATTATTCGGCAATCCGAAAAGCCCGCGTTTGCAGCAGTTCCTCAAAGGTTCGCTGAAATAA
- a CDS encoding ABC transporter permease: MIEIIQEYWKSLLWSDGYRLTGVAITLWLLISSVVMGGVMAVFLAIGRVSSNKFICFPIWLFTYVFRGTPLYVQLLVFYSGMYTLEVVKGTELLNAFFRSGLNCTVLALTLNTCAYTTEIFAGAIRSVPHGEIEAARAYGFSSFKMYRSIILPSALRIALPAYSNEVILMLHSTALAFTATVPDLLKIARDINSATYQPFTAFGLAAVLYLIISYVLISLFRKAEKRWLQHMKPSSTH; this comes from the coding sequence GTGATCGAGATTATTCAGGAGTACTGGAAATCCCTGCTGTGGAGCGATGGCTATCGCCTGACCGGCGTGGCTATCACGCTGTGGTTGCTGATCTCCTCGGTGGTGATGGGCGGCGTGATGGCGGTGTTTCTGGCTATCGGGCGCGTTTCCAGCAACAAATTTATCTGTTTCCCGATTTGGTTATTCACCTATGTGTTTCGCGGCACGCCGTTGTATGTGCAGTTGCTGGTGTTCTACTCCGGGATGTACACGCTGGAAGTGGTGAAGGGTACCGAACTGCTGAACGCCTTTTTCCGCAGTGGCCTTAACTGTACGGTGCTGGCGCTCACGCTCAACACCTGCGCCTATACAACCGAGATTTTCGCCGGGGCGATCCGCTCTGTGCCGCACGGTGAAATTGAAGCGGCGCGCGCCTACGGTTTCTCCTCGTTCAAAATGTATCGCAGCATTATCCTGCCCTCGGCGTTGCGCATCGCGCTGCCCGCTTACAGCAACGAGGTGATTTTGATGCTGCACTCCACCGCACTGGCATTTACTGCCACCGTGCCGGATCTGTTGAAAATTGCTCGCGATATTAACTCTGCGACCTACCAGCCGTTTACCGCGTTTGGTCTTGCCGCAGTGCTGTATCTGATTATCTCTTATGTGCTGATAAGCCTCTTTCGCAAAGCGGAAAAGCGCTGGCTTCAGCATATGAAACCTTCTTCGACGCACTGA